One segment of Paramormyrops kingsleyae isolate MSU_618 chromosome 8, PKINGS_0.4, whole genome shotgun sequence DNA contains the following:
- the ppp1r16b gene encoding protein phosphatase 1 regulatory inhibitor subunit 16B isoform X1 yields the protein MANHLELLGELQQLEKVPSLERLRAAQKRRAQQLKRWALYEKEMQSKKRRADKRRPPTAATDACRRISFAASVALLEASARNDADDVRHLLKNNVSPDLCNEDGLTALHQCCIDNYEDMVKILLAHGASVNAQDNELWTPLHASATCGHAGLVKILIQHGADLLAVNSDGNMPYDLCEDDPTLDIIETAMANRGITQEMINETRASVERRMLGDIQNLLRDGVDVNQQDSQGATLLHIAAANGYIQAAELLLEGGAQMDLRDCDGWQPLHAATCWGQMQMAELLVSHGSSLSAKTHFDETPIDLCEDEEFRAMLLDLKHKHDIIMKSELKQKTSLCRRTSSAGSRGKVVRRASLSDRNNLYRKEYETEAIVWRGGRDEEERERESDQENSQSVRAEETTPKDSGKPNGSVSTATAAPSPPPCNGEPSAAEPQSPAPPQPPEGSWPRERGQTLSELKRQRAAAKLLSYPLLNGYLGNGSAGLLEPKPGPEDSRVPLVSSNGSVVFFTPTSGDPPLLRFKQPMEEPETKASGCCCVS from the exons ATGGCCAACCACCTGGAGCTTCTCGGTGAGCTGCAGCAGCTGGAGAAGGTGCCCAGCCTGGAGCGGCTGCGAGCGGCGCAGAAGCGCCGGGCTCAGCAGCTGAAACGATGGGCTCTCTACGAGAAGGAGATGCAGAGCAAGAAGCGGCGAGCGGATAAGCGCCGTCCCCCGACTGCGGCCACCGACGCATGCAGACGCATCTCCTTTGCCGCCAGCGTGGCCCTCCTGGAGGCGTCCGCCCGGAATGACGCCGATGACG TCCGACACCTGCTGAAGAACAATGTCAGCCCGGACCTCTGCAACGAGGATGGACTCACTGCCCTGCACCAG tgCTGTATTGACAACTACGAGGACATGGTGAAGATCCTTCTAGCCCACGGCGCCTCCGTCAACGCTCAGGACAACGAGCTGTGGACCCCCCTGCACGCCTCGGCCACCTGCGGCCACGCCGGCCTGGTCAAGATCCTCATCCAACA CGGAGCAGACCTGCTGGCCGTGAACTCTGATGGCAACATGCCCTACGATCTCTGCGAAGACGACCCCACCCTGGACATCATCGAGACGGCCATGGCTAACCGTG GGATCACGCAGGAGATGATCAATGAGACTCGGGCGTCCGTGGAAAGGAGAATGCTTGGAGATATCCAGAACTTGCTCCGGGATGGCGTGGATGTCAACCAGCAGGACTCTCAGGGAGCCACGCTG CTCCACATTGCAGCAGCCAACGGCTACATCCAGGCTGCAGAGCTGCTGCTGGAGGGGGGGGCCCAGATGGATCTGCGCGACTGTGATGGCTGGCAGCCGCTCCATGCCGCCACCTGCTGGGGACAG ATGCAGATGGCAGAGTTACTGGTCTCTCACGGATCCAGCCTCAGTGCCAAGACCCACTTTGATGAGACCCCAATAG ATTTGTGTGAGGATGAGGAGTTCCGTGCCATGCTGCTAGACCTCAAACACAAGCACGACATCATCATGAAGTCAGAGCTCAAGCAGAAGACCTCGCTGTGCCGCCGCACCTCCAGCGCAGGAAGCCGCGG CAAGGTTGTTAGGAGGGCTAGCCTTTCGGACAGGAATAACCTGTACCGCAAGGAGTACGAGACGGAAGCCATCGTTTGGAGAGGCGGGCGGGATGAGGAGGAACGGGAACGGGAATCGGACCAGGAGAACAGTCAGTCG GTCAGAGCTGAGGAGACGACTCCAAAGGACAGCGGGAAGCCTAACGGTTCCGTCTCCACGGCAACGGCAGCTCCATCCCCTCCGCCCTGCAACGGCGAGCCGTCGGCAGCAGAGCCTCAGAGTCCGGCACCTCCGCAGCCACCCGAGGGGTCCTGGCCCAGGGAGCGCGGCCAGACGCTTTCGGAGCTGAAGAGGCAAAGGGCCGCGGCCAAGCTGCTGAGTTACCCGCTGCTTAATGGCTACCTGGGTAATGGCTCCGCGGGGCTCCTTGAGCCCAAGCCGGGCCCCGAGGATTCCCGCGTTCCTCTGGTGTCCTCCAACGGCAGCGTGGTCTTCTTCACGCCTACCAGCGGAGACCCACCCCTGCTCAGATTCAAGCAGCCAATGGAGGAGCCGGAGACCAAGGCCAGTGGGTGCTGCTGCGTCTCGTAA
- the ppp1r16b gene encoding protein phosphatase 1 regulatory inhibitor subunit 16B isoform X2: protein MEERASILGKVRHLLKNNVSPDLCNEDGLTALHQCCIDNYEDMVKILLAHGASVNAQDNELWTPLHASATCGHAGLVKILIQHGADLLAVNSDGNMPYDLCEDDPTLDIIETAMANRGITQEMINETRASVERRMLGDIQNLLRDGVDVNQQDSQGATLLHIAAANGYIQAAELLLEGGAQMDLRDCDGWQPLHAATCWGQMQMAELLVSHGSSLSAKTHFDETPIDLCEDEEFRAMLLDLKHKHDIIMKSELKQKTSLCRRTSSAGSRGKVVRRASLSDRNNLYRKEYETEAIVWRGGRDEEERERESDQENSQSVRAEETTPKDSGKPNGSVSTATAAPSPPPCNGEPSAAEPQSPAPPQPPEGSWPRERGQTLSELKRQRAAAKLLSYPLLNGYLGNGSAGLLEPKPGPEDSRVPLVSSNGSVVFFTPTSGDPPLLRFKQPMEEPETKASGCCCVS from the exons ATGGAGGAAAGGGCGTCCATTTTAGGAAAAG TCCGACACCTGCTGAAGAACAATGTCAGCCCGGACCTCTGCAACGAGGATGGACTCACTGCCCTGCACCAG tgCTGTATTGACAACTACGAGGACATGGTGAAGATCCTTCTAGCCCACGGCGCCTCCGTCAACGCTCAGGACAACGAGCTGTGGACCCCCCTGCACGCCTCGGCCACCTGCGGCCACGCCGGCCTGGTCAAGATCCTCATCCAACA CGGAGCAGACCTGCTGGCCGTGAACTCTGATGGCAACATGCCCTACGATCTCTGCGAAGACGACCCCACCCTGGACATCATCGAGACGGCCATGGCTAACCGTG GGATCACGCAGGAGATGATCAATGAGACTCGGGCGTCCGTGGAAAGGAGAATGCTTGGAGATATCCAGAACTTGCTCCGGGATGGCGTGGATGTCAACCAGCAGGACTCTCAGGGAGCCACGCTG CTCCACATTGCAGCAGCCAACGGCTACATCCAGGCTGCAGAGCTGCTGCTGGAGGGGGGGGCCCAGATGGATCTGCGCGACTGTGATGGCTGGCAGCCGCTCCATGCCGCCACCTGCTGGGGACAG ATGCAGATGGCAGAGTTACTGGTCTCTCACGGATCCAGCCTCAGTGCCAAGACCCACTTTGATGAGACCCCAATAG ATTTGTGTGAGGATGAGGAGTTCCGTGCCATGCTGCTAGACCTCAAACACAAGCACGACATCATCATGAAGTCAGAGCTCAAGCAGAAGACCTCGCTGTGCCGCCGCACCTCCAGCGCAGGAAGCCGCGG CAAGGTTGTTAGGAGGGCTAGCCTTTCGGACAGGAATAACCTGTACCGCAAGGAGTACGAGACGGAAGCCATCGTTTGGAGAGGCGGGCGGGATGAGGAGGAACGGGAACGGGAATCGGACCAGGAGAACAGTCAGTCG GTCAGAGCTGAGGAGACGACTCCAAAGGACAGCGGGAAGCCTAACGGTTCCGTCTCCACGGCAACGGCAGCTCCATCCCCTCCGCCCTGCAACGGCGAGCCGTCGGCAGCAGAGCCTCAGAGTCCGGCACCTCCGCAGCCACCCGAGGGGTCCTGGCCCAGGGAGCGCGGCCAGACGCTTTCGGAGCTGAAGAGGCAAAGGGCCGCGGCCAAGCTGCTGAGTTACCCGCTGCTTAATGGCTACCTGGGTAATGGCTCCGCGGGGCTCCTTGAGCCCAAGCCGGGCCCCGAGGATTCCCGCGTTCCTCTGGTGTCCTCCAACGGCAGCGTGGTCTTCTTCACGCCTACCAGCGGAGACCCACCCCTGCTCAGATTCAAGCAGCCAATGGAGGAGCCGGAGACCAAGGCCAGTGGGTGCTGCTGCGTCTCGTAA